The following nucleotide sequence is from Methylocella sp..
CGGCCGTCGCGGCGCTGATCGCGGTCTATGAAGCGCGCATGGCCGCGATGGAGGCTGGCCGGGAAGAGGCGCTATCCAATGCGGCGCGGCCGGTCGAAGGCGAGCGAATGCGCCTATGGTGGGAGGCCTGCAAGCGCCATCTTCGACACGGGCCGGGGAGCGTGTTGTTCGCCACTTTTTGCGCGACTTTGGCGACGGCTTCGTTCATGGCCTATAATTTCCATGAGCTTAGCCCTTACGTGTTGATCGGCAATCCGTTGACCTTGGCGGTGATCGAGATTTTCGCGGTCCCTGGCGCATTGATCGGTGCGCTGCTCTATCCATTTGGCTTTGACGGCTGGGTCTGGAGCTACGTCGGCCTTGGCATCAAGGGCGTGATGTGGGCGGCGGGCGAGGTCGGATCCCTCCCTGGGGCGACGCTTCACCTGCCGGAATTTGCGCCCTGGTCGATCATTTTTCTGACTCTCGCCTTGCTGTGCGCGGTTCTGTGGCGCACAGCAGCATTCCGCGCGCTGGCGCTGCCGCTCGCAGCGCTTGGGCTTTGCGGCGCGCTGGCTGGGCCCTTTTTCGATATGGCGGTCGCGCCGGGCGGCGAGGCGGTGGCTTTGCGCGGGCAGGATGGCAAACTGGCGATAATCGGCGCCCGCCCCAGCGTATTCGCCACGGAGCAATGGCTTCGCGCCGGCGCCGATGGCCGCGCCGCCGCGCAGGCGTTGCAGAAAGATGGCTGCGACAAGATCGGCTGCGTTGGCCATCTCGCGGACGGGCGGGCGGTCGCGCTGGTGCTCGACAGACTGGCTTTCGCCGAAGATTGCGAGCGCGCCGATATTATCGTTACGCCGCTTTTCGCGCCGCCCGGCTGCGCCGCCAGCCTCGTCATCGATCGCGAGCAATTGAAGCAGACGGGGCTTTGACTTTATCGTTCGCGGGGGGAGCAGCACAACGCCGCGCGGCGCGCGCGCCGGACGAGGACCGGCCTTGGTCTCCCGCGCCAAAACGCAGCTGGAGTCGAACGCCGCCGGCGCAAGCGGTTCGAACCGACAACACCGCGCGGATGTCGGACGCAGAGCCGCAGAACGACGCCGCGCCAGAGGCTTTTGCTGACTCAAATGACGGCGATGACGCCTCGCCGTTGGAGTAGCGCGAGCGTCAATATCGGCGAATGAGGCTGACGAGCTTGCCCTGGATGCGGATGCGATCCGGTCCAAAAATCCGCGTCTCATAGGCGGGATTGGCGGCTTCGAGCGCGATCGAGGCGCCGCGCCGGCGCAGCCGTTTCAAGGTCGCCTCTTCATCGTCGATGAGCGCGACGACGATGTCGCCCGTCTCCGCCGTATCTTGTTTGCGGATCACCACTGTGTCGGCATCGAATATTCCAGCTTCGATCATCGAGTCGCCGCGCACTTCGAGCGCATAGTGTTCGCCTTGCGCCAGCATCTCAGGGGGCAGGCTGATCGTGTGGCTGCGACTTTGAAGCGCCGCGATCGGCGTGCCGGCGGCGATCCGGCCCATCACCGGGATGGCGACGACAGAGCGCGACATCTCATCTTCGGAGGCGCCAGGCGGCAAGGCGCGAACGCGCCCCAAAGTGCCTTCAATGACGCTCGGCTCGAATTTCTTGCCGCGATTGCCTTCGGAAGGCGTTGAAGATCCGGGCAATCGCAAAACTTCAAGAGCCCTGGCGCGATTGGGCAGGCGGCGGATGAATCCGCGCTCTTCAAGCGCAATGATCAGACGATGTATCCCAGATTTCGAGCGCAGATCCAAGGCGTCCTTCATCTCGTCGAAGGAAGGGGGCACCCCAGTTTCCTTGAGACGTTCGTGGATGAAGCGCAATAATTCGCTCTGCTTTTTCGTCAACATCGGCTCTGGCTTTCTCTGCGACTGTCGCGCCCGGTCACAATCGCCGAATGCGAATCAAATTGTCGAGCTCAAGGCATACACGGCGAGCGCATTTTGCACAAATAGTGAACAGACCATATCTGTTCGCGCTGCGTTCCGCAAGACTGCCGGGCGTTTTTTAAAAGCGCCGCCGTCTTGCGGTCCATTCCCTGGCGGAACTTTCAGCTTTGCGGGAGGTTAATGTAGACGGCCGGCGCACGGCATTTTCTCCAGGCTCGCCGAGGCGTTCGGCTGGCCCTTTCGATTGAGGAGAAGACGCATGGACCGACCGCTGCAGATCGTTTTCCGCGACCTTGATCATTCGGTCACTTTGGAGAGACTCATCCGTGACAGAGTTGAGCGCCTCGAACATTTCCACGCTCATATCATTGGTTGCCGGGTCGTCGCCGCAGCGTCGCACCGAGGTTTGAGGAAAGCGCAAATGCCGATCTCGATCTGCGTCGAGGTCGAAGTGCCGGGTCGCCCGCTGATCGTCGCGAAGTCGGCGGCCAAGCGATCGGGGGATCACAACGGCGTCGTCAGCCGCGTTTTCGAGGCGGTGCAGCGCCAGATTGAGCAGTTCGCCGCGATCCTGCAAGGCAATGTCAAACGGCATGAGAAAGCGCTCGAGACCGGCGTGGTCGTGCGGCTATTTCCGGAACAAAATCATGGTTTTGTGGAGGTGAAAGGCTCGCCCGACCTCTACTTTACGCGTAATGCCGTGATGAAAGGCGATTTCGCGGCCCTCAAGCTGGGCATCATGGTGCAAATTGCGCGCGCGACGACTGAAGGGGTCATGGGGCCGCAAGCCTGCGCGGTCTATCTCGTCGAGCGACTCGGCGCGCACGGCTCAACCGAAAAGGCTCCTGATGAGGATGCGGCAGGGAGCCCCGGAACAGTTCTAACCGACGCGTGAGGCTCCGCGCCAAAGCGATTGCTTCATCGTGCGGGATCGCGCATCAGGCGATCCCGCTTCCATGCTCAAGATGGCCGCCGACCTATCGGCGCATCAATTGACGAAAGCTATTTTGCGGCCTTGCTGTAGCGTTCCGCGACATATTCCCAATTGACCAGATTTTCGACGAAGGCCTTGAGATAATCGGGGCGGCGGTTGCGATAATCGATGTAATAGCTGTGTTCCCAAACATCGACGCCAAGGAGCGGCACGCCGCCGTGGACGAGCGGATTTTCGCCGTTGGGGGTCTTCGCAACGGAAACTTTGCCATTCTTGAATTCGAGCCAGGCCCAGCCCGAGCCGAATTGGCCGACGCCGGCCTGAATCAGATCTTCCTTGGCTTTGGCCACCGATCCAAAACCATCGATCAACGCTTTCTCGAGAACGCCGGGAATTGAACCGCCGCCATTCGGCTTCATCCATTTCCAGAATTCGATGTGGTTGTAATGCTGCGCCGCATTATTGAACAGCGGGACGTTTTTGCCGTAGCTTTCCTTGACGACCTCTTCCAAGGATTTGTCTTCAAGCCCCGTGCCCTTGATGAGATTGTTGGCGTTGGTCACGTAGGCGGCGTGATGCTTGTCGTGGTGATACTCAAGCGTCTCCTTCGACATATAGGGCTGGAGAGCTTCATACGCATATGGGAGTTCAGGCAAAGTGAACGACATTGAAAGCTCCTGAATTACAAATGCGGGCCGCAAACGCGTCGGGTCGGGCCGCATCGACCCCTAAGTAGACGGCCTCGCGCGGCGCAGCAACTGCCCCGCCAACGTCCGGCGGCTTTTGAGGCGGCTGAGCTCGATTTACACAACGTTACTTTTTCAAACAGTTTGCCTTTCAATGCGTTCCCGATCATACGAAAACGAATTGTTCCGTGATGGCGGCGTCAGGAAAGCAATTTTGAAGAGGCGTCTTTTGAGGCTAGCTTCCTATTTCTGCGCGTCCGGCGGCGCGTCGCATTCATTCAGAATCAAGCCGCGCGCGGATATGAGACAATGAGCTATTTAGTTCTGATCGTCGGGCTCTTCCTCGCGGTTTGCGGCGCCCTCTCGATCTCGTTTGGTTACGGCATAGTCAATGTCGAGCGCGGGTGGTCGAGCGTCATCGCGGGCGCTGCGGTGCTCGCGGGCGGCGTCGTGACGATGGCGCTCGGGCTGATTTTGCACAGTCTTGGAAGATTGCGCGCCTTCCTCAAGACCGAGAAGCTTGCTCGCGAGCGCGCCGCTCGTCCCGCGTGGGAGGCGGGCTCCCCGGGCGTCGGCATCGAGGCTCCAATCTTCGCAGATAGGGCCGAGCAGGAGGCGACGCCTCCAATCCACTTCGAGCGCGAGCCCGAGGCTCCATTATACGCGGAGCGGGAGCCGGATTTCGAAGCCATTGACGAGCCCATCATCGCCGATCAGCGGTTGGGACCGCCCGGGGCCGCGCCGGCCGCTCAGATCTCGATTGAGGATATTCGCCGGCTAGTGGCCGAGAAAGCCAGAAAAGAGCCGGAATCCAGGTCCCTCCCGCAAGAAGCTGCGGATGCGACCCGGACGCAAGGCCGGCCTGAGGTTGCGCCGGTCCCTCCCGTTCCGCCACGCGCCGCGCCGATATCGTTTGGCTTGCCGCGAGCGGTCGATCTCAAAGACATTGCGCCGCAGCATTTTGCGCATGGGGATGCAGGCTCACGATCCGCAGCGGCCGGGTCGAGAGAAATGGCCCCGGCCCCGCGCGAGGATGCTCCGGCAACTCATAATCCTCGCGCCGACATCGCCTCGCCGCAGCCTCTTGGCCCGGAGCCCACGCAAGCGCCGCTCGAGCCTCCGCGTCGTCAACCTCGAGAGGGATTGACCGTCATCGGGCGCTATGAGTCGGAGGGAACGGCCTACACCATGTATGTGGATGGTTCGATTGAAGCCCATTCGGACCGCGGCGCGTTCTATTTCTTGTCCATGGCTGAACTGAAAGCCTTTATGGACGCTCAAGCGCGCGGCGGCCTTTAGAGCTACGCCGCCTTTGTCTTGAACTTGCTCTCAACGCAGGCCAAAGCGAAGGCAAATTGCAGCGCCACTTCCTCCAGGCGATCGAACCGCCCCGGGGCGCCGCCATGCCCCGCGCCCATATTGGTTTTCAACAGAATAGGTCCGCCGCCGGTCATGATCGCGCGCAAGCGCGCCACCCATTTCAGCGGCTCCCAATAAGTGACGCGAGGGTCGGTCAGGCCGCCAAGGGCGAGGATCGGCGGGTAATGTCGAGGCGTGACGTTGTCATATGGCGAATAGCCGCGAATCGTCGCAAAAGCACTGGCGTCCTTGATCGGATTGCCCCATTCGAGCCATTCGGGCGGGGTTAGCGGCAAATCC
It contains:
- the lexA gene encoding transcriptional repressor LexA, with the translated sequence MLTKKQSELLRFIHERLKETGVPPSFDEMKDALDLRSKSGIHRLIIALEERGFIRRLPNRARALEVLRLPGSSTPSEGNRGKKFEPSVIEGTLGRVRALPPGASEDEMSRSVVAIPVMGRIAAGTPIAALQSRSHTISLPPEMLAQGEHYALEVRGDSMIEAGIFDADTVVIRKQDTAETGDIVVALIDDEEATLKRLRRRGASIALEAANPAYETRIFGPDRIRIQGKLVSLIRRY
- a CDS encoding HPF/RaiA family ribosome-associated protein, whose protein sequence is MDRPLQIVFRDLDHSVTLERLIRDRVERLEHFHAHIIGCRVVAAASHRGLRKAQMPISICVEVEVPGRPLIVAKSAAKRSGDHNGVVSRVFEAVQRQIEQFAAILQGNVKRHEKALETGVVVRLFPEQNHGFVEVKGSPDLYFTRNAVMKGDFAALKLGIMVQIARATTEGVMGPQACAVYLVERLGAHGSTEKAPDEDAAGSPGTVLTDA
- a CDS encoding superoxide dismutase, giving the protein MSFTLPELPYAYEALQPYMSKETLEYHHDKHHAAYVTNANNLIKGTGLEDKSLEEVVKESYGKNVPLFNNAAQHYNHIEFWKWMKPNGGGSIPGVLEKALIDGFGSVAKAKEDLIQAGVGQFGSGWAWLEFKNGKVSVAKTPNGENPLVHGGVPLLGVDVWEHSYYIDYRNRRPDYLKAFVENLVNWEYVAERYSKAAK